One stretch of Cyanobium sp. Tous-M-B4 DNA includes these proteins:
- a CDS encoding ComEC/Rec2 family competence protein, giving the protein MADTAGAAGPRLKPLLWGLLLALLLLRVGWLAFTPPQPAAGDPVLQLQAAGGPLDLTLRGVLLSDPVPSGAPVLSGGGACRALLQLPVGRTELRFGDCPELQQGWRLQVQGRLRRPQVSPHPLLAAPAERLARQGSFSQLQVQDFEVLQRAATPVADLRRRMAQALVQHAGPNNGSVLAALVLGSAVVPVPAELREAFRAAGLSHALAASGFHLSVLLGVVLPLGARLPRLGRLTLAAAAMGLFVLLAGPQPSVLRAVLMGALALGVVECGYRGRPLGILVASALVLLLARPDWLLDVGFQLSVVATAALVVSARPLELGLRRWLPGWLAVATAVPLAASLYTLPLQLLHFGVVPLYAVPANLVVAPLLTPLTLGAMALACLAVLLPPLLPLATVPVAWLANVLVAVVKVFAALPMAQWQLGRPAPGLVLLFSVALLALAWPALARRWRLLGAALFALVVAVQFSLLSADQLLLVHQGRLDLLVARHQGRAVLVSSSGDGFSCSQASQLARGLGVQRYDWALLLDPLAPEQPHCWQGQAGLVMASADGSLPFQPGQRLASPGLSAAPVAIESRAIQLQLGRWRWLLLPDRQALWAWRQLAADGSEPSVLRGRLDGVWLGFAPSARERRHLKELGAKWLWLSGATPAGLPAAWAASGPSGYLQAALG; this is encoded by the coding sequence GTGGCGGACACTGCCGGCGCAGCCGGGCCGCGCCTAAAGCCGCTTTTGTGGGGCCTGCTTTTGGCCCTGCTGCTGCTGCGGGTGGGCTGGCTGGCGTTCACGCCGCCCCAGCCGGCGGCCGGTGATCCAGTGCTTCAACTCCAGGCAGCCGGTGGTCCGCTGGACCTGACGCTGCGGGGAGTTCTGCTCAGTGATCCGGTGCCCAGCGGTGCTCCGGTGCTCAGTGGTGGTGGTGCCTGCCGGGCCCTGCTGCAGCTGCCCGTGGGCCGCACCGAACTGCGCTTCGGCGATTGCCCGGAGCTGCAACAGGGTTGGCGCCTGCAGGTGCAGGGCCGCCTGCGGCGCCCCCAGGTGTCACCCCATCCGCTGCTGGCCGCACCAGCAGAGCGACTGGCGCGTCAGGGAAGCTTCAGCCAGCTGCAGGTGCAGGATTTTGAGGTGCTGCAGCGTGCGGCAACGCCGGTGGCAGACCTGCGCCGCCGCATGGCCCAGGCGCTGGTGCAGCATGCTGGCCCAAACAACGGCAGCGTGCTGGCGGCCCTGGTGCTCGGGAGCGCCGTGGTGCCCGTGCCGGCGGAGCTGCGCGAGGCGTTTCGGGCAGCGGGGCTATCCCATGCCCTGGCGGCTTCCGGCTTCCATTTGTCGGTGCTGCTGGGCGTGGTGCTGCCCCTGGGCGCGCGCTTGCCGCGGCTGGGGCGGCTCACCTTGGCGGCGGCGGCGATGGGCCTGTTTGTGCTGTTGGCAGGCCCCCAGCCCTCCGTGCTCAGGGCAGTGCTGATGGGGGCCCTGGCCCTGGGGGTGGTGGAGTGCGGCTACCGCGGTAGGCCCTTGGGCATCCTGGTCGCCAGCGCCCTGGTGTTGCTGCTGGCGCGGCCCGACTGGCTGCTCGATGTGGGCTTCCAGCTCAGCGTTGTGGCGACTGCTGCGCTGGTGGTGTCGGCCCGACCGCTGGAGCTGGGCCTGCGCCGCTGGCTGCCGGGTTGGTTGGCCGTGGCCACGGCGGTGCCGCTGGCGGCTTCGCTCTACACCCTGCCACTTCAGCTGCTGCACTTCGGCGTGGTGCCCCTCTATGCGGTACCGGCCAATTTGGTGGTGGCACCCCTGCTCACACCCCTCACCCTCGGGGCGATGGCCCTGGCCTGCCTGGCGGTGCTGCTGCCGCCGCTGCTACCGCTTGCCACCGTGCCCGTGGCCTGGCTTGCCAATGTGTTGGTGGCGGTGGTCAAGGTGTTTGCGGCGCTGCCCATGGCCCAGTGGCAATTGGGCCGCCCCGCCCCGGGCCTGGTGCTGCTGTTCAGTGTGGCGTTGCTGGCTCTGGCCTGGCCTGCCCTGGCCCGGCGCTGGCGCCTGCTTGGTGCTGCCCTGTTTGCGCTGGTGGTGGCGGTGCAGTTCAGCTTGCTAAGCGCCGACCAGTTGTTGCTGGTGCACCAGGGGCGGCTGGATCTGCTGGTGGCGCGGCACCAGGGCCGGGCGGTGCTGGTGAGCAGTTCAGGTGATGGCTTCAGTTGCAGCCAGGCCAGCCAGCTGGCCCGGGGTCTGGGGGTGCAGCGCTACGACTGGGCCTTACTGCTAGATCCGCTGGCGCCCGAGCAGCCGCACTGCTGGCAGGGGCAGGCCGGTCTGGTGATGGCCAGTGCCGATGGCAGTTTGCCGTTTCAGCCTGGCCAAAGGCTGGCTAGCCCTGGGCTGAGCGCCGCACCGGTGGCGATCGAGAGCCGGGCCATTCAGCTGCAGCTGGGCCGCTGGCGCTGGTTGCTGTTGCCCGACCGCCAGGCGCTCTGGGCCTGGCGGCAGCTGGCCGCCGATGGCTCAGAGCCAAGCGTGCTGCGCGGCCGGCTTGATGGCGTCTGGCTGGGTTTTGCACCCTCCGCCCGCGAGCGCCGCCACCTCAAGGAGCTTGGCGCCAAGTGGCTGTGGCTCAGTGGCGCCACCCCGGCGGGCTTGCCAGCGGCCTGGGCGGCCAGCGGTCCCAGTGGATACCTGCAGGCCGCCCTCGGCTGA
- a CDS encoding ribbon-helix-helix domain-containing protein, producing the protein MQGLHNAGHSIGEVALIHFQDNVGVAKSRHDLPTMGTHESQGSDQTPVAFRKPQRISVTIPHTVYRYLLTKSDCEGRSLSNLASHLLERFSKEA; encoded by the coding sequence ATGCAGGGACTGCATAATGCGGGTCACAGCATTGGCGAGGTTGCGCTAATTCACTTTCAGGATAATGTGGGGGTCGCTAAATCCAGGCACGACCTACCAACCATGGGCACTCACGAATCCCAAGGGAGCGATCAAACTCCAGTTGCCTTTAGAAAACCACAACGAATCAGCGTCACCATCCCCCATACCGTTTATAGATATTTGCTGACGAAAAGCGATTGCGAGGGGCGGTCGCTTAGCAACCTTGCATCCCACCTTCTAGAGCGGTTTTCAAAAGAGGCGTAA
- a CDS encoding DUF1311 domain-containing protein, producing MKHLLVATGLVLLPTAIHAQGPQIRCPGENTVEMRYCAEVSWQQSTDQLQSKIPRAMFQQWQDATRAVCAHAYAPYKDGTIYPQLVVGCDDHLNRALLEEFKRMGN from the coding sequence ATGAAGCACCTACTTGTCGCCACTGGCCTTGTCCTACTCCCCACTGCGATCCACGCCCAGGGACCCCAGATCCGGTGCCCTGGCGAGAACACGGTGGAGATGCGCTACTGCGCTGAGGTGTCCTGGCAGCAGTCCACCGACCAACTCCAAAGCAAGATCCCCAGGGCAATGTTCCAACAGTGGCAGGACGCCACCCGTGCGGTCTGTGCCCACGCCTATGCCCCCTACAAGGACGGCACCATCTACCCGCAGTTGGTGGTGGGATGCGATGACCACCTAAATCGGGCACTGCTGGAAGAGTTCAAGCGGATGGGTAATTAA
- a CDS encoding methyltransferase domain-containing protein, whose protein sequence is MSLEFGDPDIFDKIYENSYWGKGSGGGSSPEATQPYKIFLENFIRQHDIKSVVDLGCGDWQFSQFLDFGRATYIGIDASKNVIANNQKSFSRPGVSFACLPNDYNELPRAELLVCKDVLMHLSTKKVQDILSILPNFKYALITNDIPCVSAFGEILLKLRRPFSPVNNREIKTGDFRTLDPTQHPFNLKLKKVFEWKGSNLILGKDCDWKKRTYLHQ, encoded by the coding sequence ATGAGCCTTGAGTTTGGCGATCCAGATATTTTTGATAAGATTTATGAAAATTCATACTGGGGCAAGGGATCTGGGGGCGGAAGTTCCCCTGAGGCAACTCAGCCCTACAAGATATTCCTAGAAAACTTTATTCGTCAACACGATATTAAATCAGTCGTTGACCTTGGCTGCGGCGACTGGCAGTTCTCCCAATTTCTAGACTTTGGCAGAGCAACATATATTGGCATCGATGCATCTAAAAATGTAATCGCAAACAATCAGAAGTCATTTTCACGACCAGGGGTTTCCTTTGCCTGTCTTCCAAATGATTACAATGAACTCCCTCGCGCAGAACTGCTGGTTTGCAAAGACGTACTAATGCATTTAAGCACGAAGAAAGTTCAAGATATTTTATCAATTCTTCCAAACTTCAAATATGCATTAATTACCAATGACATTCCCTGCGTATCCGCTTTCGGGGAAATTCTTCTAAAGCTGCGGCGTCCATTTTCACCCGTAAACAACAGAGAAATAAAAACAGGAGACTTCAGAACTCTTGACCCGACTCAACACCCATTCAACCTTAAATTGAAAAAAGTATTTGAATGGAAAGGAAGCAATCTAATACTTGGCAAAGACTGTGATTGGAAAAAGCGAACTTATTTGCATCAATAA
- a CDS encoding DUF2256 domain-containing protein, with amino-acid sequence MPHHENRPTKICPVCERPFQWRRKWKDVWDEVRYCSDRCRRQRSAKGV; translated from the coding sequence ATGCCCCACCACGAGAACCGTCCCACCAAAATCTGCCCTGTCTGTGAGCGGCCTTTTCAGTGGCGGCGCAAGTGGAAGGATGTTTGGGATGAGGTGCGCTACTGCTCAGATAGGTGCCGCCGGCAACGCAGCGCCAAGGGGGTTTAG
- a CDS encoding YciI family protein has protein sequence MGPTFVKLELGLVSKPQFDAVIPAHLAWLADLERKGHEPRSGYWADRVGRSGDGAGGMLLFRAASWEEAEALVRTDPLILQGCVSWTLHQWALVFPPAGLAVKQQHQA, from the coding sequence ATGGGCCCTACCTTTGTGAAGCTTGAGCTGGGTCTGGTTTCTAAGCCCCAATTTGACGCGGTGATTCCAGCTCACCTGGCTTGGCTGGCAGATCTCGAACGCAAGGGCCATGAGCCCCGCAGTGGTTATTGGGCCGATCGGGTCGGCCGCAGTGGTGATGGGGCTGGCGGCATGTTGCTGTTTAGGGCCGCCAGTTGGGAAGAAGCCGAGGCCCTTGTTCGAACAGATCCGCTGATCCTCCAGGGATGCGTCAGCTGGACGCTGCATCAATGGGCGCTGGTGTTTCCGCCAGCAGGCCTAGCTGTGAAACAGCAACACCAGGCCTGA
- the cbiB gene encoding adenosylcobinamide-phosphate synthase CbiB, whose translation MLSNPLLLVVLACGLDRLVGDPRWCPHPVVVMGWWITLLRRGAEAWAGTRAWKLRLAGGLITLVLVGGSGLAGWGMERLAPTPLLVVALASALAGRSLEQAVAGVLKALPNSVQAVQRQPVQNQTALEPARRALAWIVGRDTADLDGPEILRALAETASENGVDGLFAPLFWMLLGAGLWSLNPAWPGPLALAWGFKAASTLDSMLGYRRGRLRWLGTAGARLDDLLVWLPCRLVAVSLPLAAGQPGRSLGVLAAARRDGAADPSPNAGLSQAAYAHVTGVQLGGSNSYGGQIRSKPLLGAGLPAPDQAAVLQMLQLNRRLELIWLTAAAAGSFITKTLS comes from the coding sequence CTGCTCAGCAATCCCCTGCTGCTGGTTGTCCTCGCCTGCGGCCTCGATCGCCTAGTCGGGGACCCGCGCTGGTGTCCCCATCCGGTGGTGGTAATGGGCTGGTGGATCACCCTGCTACGCCGCGGCGCCGAAGCCTGGGCGGGCACCAGAGCCTGGAAGCTGCGGCTGGCGGGGGGCTTAATCACGCTGGTGCTAGTGGGGGGCAGCGGCCTCGCGGGTTGGGGAATGGAGCGGCTGGCTCCTACGCCACTGCTGGTGGTGGCCTTGGCCAGCGCCCTTGCCGGCCGCAGCCTCGAGCAGGCGGTGGCTGGGGTGCTGAAAGCTCTCCCAAATTCCGTACAAGCTGTACAGAGGCAGCCCGTACAAAACCAGACAGCCCTTGAGCCCGCCCGTCGAGCCCTTGCCTGGATAGTGGGCCGCGACACGGCCGATCTCGACGGCCCGGAGATCCTGCGGGCCCTGGCTGAAACGGCCAGCGAGAACGGCGTGGACGGTCTGTTTGCGCCACTGTTTTGGATGCTGCTTGGGGCTGGGCTGTGGAGCCTCAACCCCGCATGGCCCGGCCCCCTAGCCCTGGCTTGGGGCTTCAAAGCAGCCAGCACGCTGGATTCAATGCTGGGCTACCGCCGCGGGCGCCTGCGCTGGCTGGGCACGGCAGGCGCCCGCCTCGACGACCTACTGGTTTGGCTGCCCTGCCGGCTGGTGGCGGTGAGCCTGCCGCTGGCAGCTGGCCAGCCAGGCCGCAGCCTCGGGGTGCTGGCAGCGGCCCGGCGCGATGGAGCTGCCGACCCCTCACCCAATGCGGGGCTATCTCAAGCCGCCTATGCCCATGTCACGGGGGTGCAGCTGGGAGGCAGCAATAGCTACGGCGGCCAAATACGCAGCAAGCCCCTACTTGGCGCAGGCCTGCCAGCGCCGGATCAAGCCGCAGTGCTGCAAATGCTGCAACTGAATCGGCGGCTTGAGCTGATATGGCTCACTGCTGCCGCGGCCGGGTCGTTCATCACGAAAACTCTCAGCTGA
- the ilvC gene encoding ketol-acid reductoisomerase: MAKLYYDTDADLSLLDGKTVAIIGYGSQGHAHALNLKDSGVNVVVGLYEGSRSAEKAKADGLEVLSVADACAKADWIMVLLPDEFQKAVYDKEIAPHLSAGKVLSFAHGFNIRFELIKPPADVDVVMIAPKGPGHTVRWEYQNGMGVPALFAIEQDASGHARELAMAYAKGIGGTRAGILETNFKEETETDLFGEQAVLCGGLSELVKAGFETLVEAGYQPELAYFECLHEVKLIVDLMVKGGLTAMRDSISNTAEYGDYVSGPRLITADTKTEMKRILSDIQDGTFARNFVAECDAGKPEMTKIRERDAAHPIEQVGKGLRSMFSWLKTA, translated from the coding sequence ATGGCCAAGCTCTATTACGACACCGACGCCGACCTCTCCCTGCTTGATGGCAAGACAGTGGCCATCATTGGCTACGGCAGCCAGGGCCATGCCCACGCGCTGAACCTCAAGGACAGCGGCGTCAACGTCGTGGTTGGGCTCTACGAAGGCAGCCGCTCGGCAGAAAAAGCCAAGGCCGATGGCCTGGAAGTACTGAGCGTGGCCGATGCCTGCGCCAAGGCCGACTGGATCATGGTGCTGCTGCCCGATGAATTCCAGAAGGCCGTCTACGACAAGGAAATTGCACCGCACCTGAGCGCCGGCAAGGTGCTCAGCTTCGCCCACGGCTTCAACATCCGCTTCGAGCTGATCAAGCCCCCCGCCGATGTGGACGTGGTGATGATTGCCCCCAAGGGCCCCGGCCACACCGTGCGCTGGGAATACCAGAACGGCATGGGCGTGCCGGCTCTATTCGCCATCGAGCAGGACGCCAGCGGCCATGCCCGCGAGTTGGCCATGGCCTATGCCAAAGGGATCGGCGGCACCAGAGCCGGCATCCTCGAAACCAACTTCAAAGAAGAGACCGAAACCGACCTCTTCGGTGAGCAGGCCGTGCTGTGCGGCGGCCTCTCCGAGCTGGTCAAAGCAGGCTTTGAAACCCTGGTGGAGGCCGGCTATCAGCCCGAGCTGGCCTACTTCGAGTGCCTGCACGAGGTGAAGCTGATCGTCGACCTTATGGTTAAGGGCGGCCTGACGGCTATGCGCGATTCGATCTCCAACACCGCTGAATACGGCGACTACGTGAGCGGCCCGCGCCTGATCACCGCAGACACCAAAACGGAGATGAAGCGCATCCTCAGCGACATCCAGGACGGCACCTTCGCCCGCAACTTCGTGGCCGAGTGTGACGCCGGCAAGCCAGAGATGACCAAAATCCGCGAGCGCGATGCGGCCCATCCGATCGAGCAGGTGGGCAAGGGCCTGCGCTCGATGTTCAGCTGGCTGAAAACGGCCTGA
- a CDS encoding ATP-dependent Clp protease proteolytic subunit, whose protein sequence is MPIGTPSVPYRLPGSQYERWVDIYTRLGVERILFLGSEVTDAVANALVAQMLYLDSEDNSKPIYLYINSPGGSVTAGLAIYDTMQYVKSDVVTICVGLAASMGAFLLGAGTKGKRLALPHSRIMIHQPLGGTSQRQASDIEIEAKEILRIKDMLNHSMADMTGQPFEKIEKDTDRDYFLSAAEAKDYGLIDRVIAHPSEA, encoded by the coding sequence ATGCCCATCGGCACCCCCAGCGTTCCCTACCGCCTCCCCGGCAGCCAGTACGAGCGCTGGGTTGACATCTACACCCGTCTGGGCGTGGAACGGATCCTCTTTCTGGGCTCGGAGGTCACCGATGCAGTCGCCAACGCCCTGGTGGCCCAGATGCTCTATCTGGATTCGGAAGACAACTCCAAGCCGATCTATCTGTACATCAACTCCCCCGGCGGCTCGGTGACCGCGGGCCTGGCGATCTACGACACCATGCAATACGTCAAGAGCGACGTGGTGACGATCTGCGTGGGTCTGGCCGCCTCGATGGGCGCCTTCCTGCTGGGCGCTGGCACAAAGGGCAAGCGGCTGGCCCTGCCCCACAGCCGGATCATGATTCACCAGCCCCTGGGCGGCACCAGCCAGCGCCAGGCCAGTGACATCGAGATTGAGGCTAAGGAGATCCTGCGCATCAAGGACATGCTCAACCACTCGATGGCTGACATGACTGGCCAGCCCTTTGAAAAAATTGAAAAAGACACCGACCGCGATTACTTCCTCAGCGCCGCTGAGGCCAAGGATTATGGCCTGATCGATCGGGTGATCGCCCATCCGAGCGAAGCCTGA
- a CDS encoding ATP-dependent Clp protease proteolytic subunit has translation MSVSAPYYGDSAVMRTPPPDLPSLLLKERIVYLGLPLFSDDDAKRQMGIDVTELIIAQLLYLEFDNPEKPIFFYINSTGTSWYTGDAVGFETEAFAIADTLRYVKPPVHTICIGQAMGTAAMILSAGTKGHRAALPHASIVLHQPRSGARGQATDIQIRAQEVLHNKRTLLEMLSLNTGKSVEQLSRDSDRMTYFTAEEAKEYGLIDRVLTSQKDLPTAPPATAAGLG, from the coding sequence ATGTCGGTGTCAGCCCCCTACTACGGCGATTCCGCGGTTATGCGCACGCCGCCCCCGGATCTGCCCAGCCTGCTGCTGAAGGAGCGAATCGTTTATCTGGGCTTGCCCCTGTTCAGCGACGACGACGCCAAGCGCCAAATGGGCATTGACGTCACCGAATTGATCATTGCCCAGCTGCTCTACCTGGAGTTTGACAATCCGGAGAAGCCAATTTTCTTCTACATCAACTCCACCGGCACCAGCTGGTACACCGGCGACGCCGTTGGCTTTGAAACCGAAGCCTTCGCCATCGCCGACACGCTCCGTTACGTGAAGCCGCCCGTACACACCATCTGCATCGGCCAGGCGATGGGCACTGCAGCCATGATTCTCAGCGCTGGCACCAAGGGCCACCGGGCCGCCCTGCCCCACGCCTCGATCGTGCTGCACCAGCCCCGCAGCGGCGCCCGCGGCCAGGCCACCGACATCCAGATCCGGGCCCAGGAAGTGCTGCACAACAAGCGCACCCTGCTGGAGATGCTTTCTCTCAACACCGGCAAGTCGGTGGAGCAGCTATCCCGCGATTCCGATCGCATGACTTACTTCACCGCTGAGGAAGCCAAGGAGTACGGACTGATCGATCGGGTACTCACGAGCCAGAAAGACCTACCAACCGCCCCCCCAGCCACGGCAGCCGGCCTTGGCTAA
- a CDS encoding PIN/TRAM domain-containing protein, with protein MVDSLILILFVISGAAAGWLGVDLLPEQLLLQVDNPEGLRTVLGGFGAFFGVIAGVFFQQLRRKLMQQVRTMPTDLLVSRAVGLILGLLVANLLLAPILLLPLPWEVIFVKPLAAVLSNVFFGVSGYNLAEVHGRTLLRLFNPSSTEAMLVADGVLQPASAKILDTSVIIDGRIRGLLASGLLEGQVIVAQSVIDELQALADSGNAEKRGRGRRGLKLLSELRDQYGRRLVVNSTRYEGNGVDDKLLLLTADTGGTLLTADYNLAKVAEVKDLKVLNLSELVIALRPEVQPGDELLLKIARDGKEADQGVGYLDDGTMVVVEGARGRIGERLPVVVTGALQNPTGRIVFARGDGAPAEANGEASAKRKPRQERSKANPQADSPR; from the coding sequence ATGGTTGACTCCCTCATCCTGATCCTGTTTGTGATCTCTGGCGCTGCCGCCGGCTGGCTGGGGGTAGACCTGCTGCCCGAGCAGCTGCTGCTGCAGGTGGACAACCCAGAAGGGCTGCGCACGGTGCTGGGGGGCTTCGGTGCCTTTTTTGGCGTGATCGCTGGAGTTTTCTTCCAGCAGCTGCGGCGCAAGCTGATGCAGCAGGTGCGCACCATGCCCACCGACCTGCTGGTAAGCCGCGCCGTGGGCCTGATCCTCGGCCTGCTGGTGGCCAACTTGCTGCTGGCGCCGATCCTGCTGCTGCCCCTGCCCTGGGAGGTGATCTTCGTCAAACCGCTGGCGGCGGTGCTCAGCAACGTCTTCTTCGGCGTATCGGGTTACAACCTGGCCGAAGTGCATGGCCGCACCCTGCTGCGCCTGTTCAACCCCAGCAGCACCGAGGCGATGTTGGTGGCCGATGGGGTTCTGCAACCTGCCAGCGCCAAAATCCTCGACACCAGCGTGATCATTGACGGCCGCATCCGCGGCCTGCTCGCCTCAGGGCTGCTGGAGGGCCAGGTGATCGTGGCCCAGAGCGTGATCGATGAGCTCCAGGCCCTAGCCGACTCGGGCAACGCCGAGAAGCGCGGCCGGGGACGCCGCGGCCTCAAGCTGCTGAGCGAGCTGCGCGACCAGTACGGCCGGCGGCTGGTGGTCAACAGCACCCGCTACGAAGGCAACGGCGTCGACGACAAGCTGCTGCTGCTCACCGCCGACACCGGCGGCACCCTGCTCACCGCCGACTACAACCTGGCCAAGGTGGCTGAGGTGAAAGATCTCAAGGTGCTCAACCTCAGCGAGCTGGTGATAGCCCTGCGGCCCGAGGTGCAGCCTGGCGACGAGCTGCTGCTCAAGATCGCCCGCGATGGCAAAGAGGCCGATCAGGGCGTGGGCTACCTCGACGACGGCACCATGGTGGTGGTGGAAGGCGCCCGGGGCCGCATTGGCGAGCGGCTGCCAGTGGTGGTCACCGGAGCCCTGCAAAACCCCACTGGCCGGATCGTTTTCGCCCGGGGCGACGGTGCCCCAGCCGAGGCCAATGGGGAGGCCAGCGCCAAGCGCAAACCACGGCAAGAGCGCAGCAAGGCCAATCCGCAAGCGGACAGCCCCCGCTAG
- a CDS encoding coproporphyrinogen-III oxidase family protein encodes MHIPFCHRRCFYCDFPVVPLGDRAGGEAPAPGSASIAAYLSLLLQEIAASPPGPPLATVYFGGGTPSLLTPPQLAALLAALSCRFGLAPGAEISLELDPASFDQDRLAGYLQAGVNRVSLGGQSFDDAVLAGLGRRHRGADLLEAAGWLAQALAGGALSSWSLDLIQGLPGQDLGHWRQQLRQAIALAPPHLSVYDLTLEPGTVFAQRHDRGQLQFPDADLGADLMELTWAELSAAGYGHYEISNYALPGHASRHNRVYWSGAGWWGFGMGATAAPWGERLARPRTREAYADWLAQPGSPPASAGQACPGMPLDERLLVGLRRREGVSMPALLAQAGLGPAALVALRGRLAPWISEGLLRIEGPRWRLSDPAGLALSNGVLRELLAWWQEQE; translated from the coding sequence TTGCACATCCCCTTTTGTCACAGGCGTTGCTTTTATTGCGACTTTCCAGTGGTGCCCCTCGGCGACCGCGCCGGCGGCGAAGCGCCGGCGCCGGGGTCGGCCTCGATTGCGGCCTACCTCAGCTTGCTGCTGCAGGAGATTGCCGCCTCGCCCCCCGGCCCCCCGCTGGCCACGGTGTATTTCGGTGGCGGTACGCCCTCCCTGCTGACGCCCCCCCAGCTAGCGGCCCTGCTGGCGGCTCTGAGCTGCCGCTTTGGCCTGGCTCCTGGAGCTGAGATCAGCTTGGAGCTTGATCCAGCCAGTTTTGACCAGGATCGCCTGGCTGGCTATCTGCAGGCCGGGGTAAACCGGGTGAGCTTGGGCGGCCAGAGCTTTGACGATGCCGTGCTCGCCGGGCTGGGTCGCCGCCATCGCGGCGCGGACCTGCTGGAGGCCGCCGGCTGGCTGGCCCAAGCCCTGGCCGGCGGTGCCCTCAGCAGCTGGAGTCTGGATCTGATTCAGGGATTGCCGGGTCAGGACCTGGGCCACTGGCGCCAGCAACTGCGGCAAGCCATTGCCCTGGCACCACCCCACCTCTCCGTCTACGACCTCACCCTGGAGCCCGGCACCGTGTTTGCCCAGCGCCACGATCGCGGCCAGCTGCAGTTCCCCGATGCCGACCTAGGCGCCGACTTGATGGAGCTCACCTGGGCCGAGCTCAGCGCTGCTGGCTACGGCCACTACGAGATCTCCAACTACGCCCTCCCCGGCCACGCCTCCCGCCACAACCGCGTCTACTGGAGCGGCGCCGGCTGGTGGGGCTTTGGGATGGGAGCCACCGCGGCGCCCTGGGGTGAGCGCCTGGCCCGGCCGCGCACCCGCGAGGCCTATGCCGACTGGTTGGCCCAGCCGGGCTCGCCGCCCGCTAGCGCTGGCCAGGCTTGCCCAGGCATGCCGCTGGATGAGCGCTTGCTGGTGGGGTTGCGCCGCCGCGAAGGGGTGTCCATGCCCGCCCTGCTGGCCCAGGCGGGGCTCGGGCCAGCAGCGCTTGTGGCCTTGCGTGGCCGCTTGGCGCCCTGGATCAGCGAGGGGCTGCTGCGGATTGAGGGGCCCCGCTGGCGACTCAGTGATCCAGCTGGCCTGGCCCTCAGCAATGGGGTGCTGCGGGAGCTACTGGCGTGGTGGCAGGAGCAGGAGTAG
- the panB gene encoding 3-methyl-2-oxobutanoate hydroxymethyltransferase yields MRPADLASRKQAGLPITMLTAWDALSGALVAEAGADAVLVGDSLAMTVLGHATTLPVTLEEMLHHTRATARGLASSCGPGQMPLLICDLPFLSYQCSPDDAVAAAGRVLKETPAAAVKLEGAEPETLAVIDRLVRSGIPVMGHIGLIPQSVHRLGYRRQGNDEVSRERLRRQGLALQAAGCFALVLEHVPANLGALLQQELDLPVIGIGAGEGCDGQVRVTADLLGLTSRQPPFSPPLLQGRALGVAALQGWIASQRHPAQATTPAPATTPVAPAAPHC; encoded by the coding sequence CTGCGCCCCGCTGATCTGGCGAGCCGCAAGCAGGCTGGCCTACCAATCACGATGCTTACGGCCTGGGATGCCCTCTCTGGCGCTCTGGTGGCCGAGGCCGGAGCTGATGCGGTGCTGGTGGGGGATTCCCTGGCGATGACCGTGCTGGGCCACGCCACCACGCTGCCGGTGACCCTCGAGGAGATGCTGCACCACACCCGGGCCACGGCCCGCGGCCTGGCCAGCAGCTGCGGCCCCGGGCAAATGCCCCTGCTTATTTGTGATCTGCCCTTCCTCAGCTACCAGTGCAGCCCAGACGACGCGGTAGCCGCCGCCGGCCGGGTGCTCAAGGAGACCCCCGCCGCCGCTGTGAAACTTGAAGGCGCCGAGCCTGAGACCCTGGCCGTGATCGACCGGTTGGTGCGCAGCGGCATACCGGTAATGGGCCACATCGGCCTGATCCCCCAGTCGGTGCATCGGCTGGGCTACCGCCGCCAGGGCAATGATGAGGTCAGTCGCGAGCGGCTGCGGCGCCAAGGCCTGGCACTGCAGGCAGCGGGTTGCTTCGCCCTGGTGCTTGAACACGTGCCCGCCAATCTGGGCGCCTTGCTGCAACAGGAATTGGATCTACCGGTAATAGGCATCGGCGCCGGTGAGGGCTGTGATGGCCAGGTTCGGGTCACGGCAGACCTGCTGGGGCTCACCAGCCGCCAGCCCCCCTTCAGCCCGCCGCTGCTGCAGGGTCGGGCCCTGGGGGTGGCAGCACTGCAGGGCTGGATCGCCAGCCAGCGTCACCCTGCCCAGGCAACTACTCCTGCTCCTGCCACCACGCCAGTAGCTCCCGCAGCACCCCATTGCTGA